The following coding sequences are from one Sardina pilchardus chromosome 16, fSarPil1.1, whole genome shotgun sequence window:
- the LOC134060325 gene encoding gametocyte-specific factor 1 isoform X4, translating to MAAGFGATCSPAPPHLISFSSAQSEEEANGDDIWNPDRLVKCPYDPNHMIRQCRFPYHILKCKKNHPEMESELKTCPYNARHIILKDELSKHMAVCVDRQSVIDELGGNSEVQKKYSIPVNTTAFPTSEDWDKEVETAIASPFVWGVTSQISHSPEVINNLAPGLRTPHVLPWK from the exons ATGGCCGCTGGTTTTGGAGCAACTTGCAGCCCAGCGCCACCCCACCTTATTAGCTTTAGCAGCGCTCAGTCGGAGGAGGAGGCTAATG GGGATGACATTTGGAATCCAGATAGGCTAGTAAAGTGCCCCTACGACCCCAACCACATGATTCGCCAGTGTCGCTTTCCTTACCACATattgaaatgcaaaaag AACCACCCGGAAATGGAGAGCGAGTTGAAGACATGCCCTTACAATGCGCGGCACATCATTCTTAAGGATGAGCTATCTAAACACATGGCTGTCTGTGTTGATCGGCAATCGGTGATCGATG AACTGGGAGGTAATTCCGAGGTGCAAAAGAAATACTCAATACCGGTCAATACAACCGCTTTTCCGACCAGTGAAGACTGGGACAAAG AGGTGGAGACTGCCATTGCGTCTCCGTTTGTGTGGGGAGTGACATCTCAGATCAGCCACAG CCCGGAAGTCATAAACAATCTGGCTCCTGGACTTCGCACCCCACACGTGCTCCCGTGGAAATAA
- the LOC134060325 gene encoding gametocyte-specific factor 1 isoform X3 — protein sequence MYKVLLSVETRGCIGRSCAYLLGRMAAGFGATCSPAPPHLISFSSAQSEEEANGDDIWNPDRLVKCPYDPNHMIRQCRFPYHILKCKKNHPEMESELKTCPYNARHIILKDELSKHMAVCVDRQSVIDELGGNSEVQKKYSIPVNTTAFPTSEDWDKEVETAIASPFVWGVTSQISHSPEVINNLAPGLRTPHVLPWK from the exons ATGTATAAG GTGCTGCTAAGTGTGGAGACACGAGGCTGTATTGGACGAAGCTGTGCTTACTTATTAG GTAGAATGGCCGCTGGTTTTGGAGCAACTTGCAGCCCAGCGCCACCCCACCTTATTAGCTTTAGCAGCGCTCAGTCGGAGGAGGAGGCTAATG GGGATGACATTTGGAATCCAGATAGGCTAGTAAAGTGCCCCTACGACCCCAACCACATGATTCGCCAGTGTCGCTTTCCTTACCACATattgaaatgcaaaaag AACCACCCGGAAATGGAGAGCGAGTTGAAGACATGCCCTTACAATGCGCGGCACATCATTCTTAAGGATGAGCTATCTAAACACATGGCTGTCTGTGTTGATCGGCAATCGGTGATCGATG AACTGGGAGGTAATTCCGAGGTGCAAAAGAAATACTCAATACCGGTCAATACAACCGCTTTTCCGACCAGTGAAGACTGGGACAAAG AGGTGGAGACTGCCATTGCGTCTCCGTTTGTGTGGGGAGTGACATCTCAGATCAGCCACAG CCCGGAAGTCATAAACAATCTGGCTCCTGGACTTCGCACCCCACACGTGCTCCCGTGGAAATAA
- the LOC134060325 gene encoding gametocyte-specific factor 1 isoform X2: MMKKTPKIWKYTPKQVNSHKTVESARASVHCKVLLSVETRGCIGRSCAYLLGRMAAGFGATCSPAPPHLISFSSAQSEEEANGDDIWNPDRLVKCPYDPNHMIRQCRFPYHILKCKKNHPEMESELKTCPYNARHIILKDELSKHMAVCVDRQSVIDELGGNSEVQKKYSIPVNTTAFPTSEDWDKEVETAIASPFVWGVTSQISHSPEVINNLAPGLRTPHVLPWK, encoded by the exons AAACAAGTGAACTCGCATAAGACTGTTGAGAGTGCGCGTGCGTCTGTGCATTGCAAG GTGCTGCTAAGTGTGGAGACACGAGGCTGTATTGGACGAAGCTGTGCTTACTTATTAG GTAGAATGGCCGCTGGTTTTGGAGCAACTTGCAGCCCAGCGCCACCCCACCTTATTAGCTTTAGCAGCGCTCAGTCGGAGGAGGAGGCTAATG GGGATGACATTTGGAATCCAGATAGGCTAGTAAAGTGCCCCTACGACCCCAACCACATGATTCGCCAGTGTCGCTTTCCTTACCACATattgaaatgcaaaaag AACCACCCGGAAATGGAGAGCGAGTTGAAGACATGCCCTTACAATGCGCGGCACATCATTCTTAAGGATGAGCTATCTAAACACATGGCTGTCTGTGTTGATCGGCAATCGGTGATCGATG AACTGGGAGGTAATTCCGAGGTGCAAAAGAAATACTCAATACCGGTCAATACAACCGCTTTTCCGACCAGTGAAGACTGGGACAAAG AGGTGGAGACTGCCATTGCGTCTCCGTTTGTGTGGGGAGTGACATCTCAGATCAGCCACAG CCCGGAAGTCATAAACAATCTGGCTCCTGGACTTCGCACCCCACACGTGCTCCCGTGGAAATAA